TAGGCGGTGCGTAAGGTCAGAACCAGCGACGGTCTTCGCCGGGGCCGTCGACGTTGCTGACGCAGCGGCCGCACAGCTCGGGGTGCTGGGCATGAGCGCCGACGTCGGCGCGGTACTGCCAGCAGCGCACGCACTTGGTCTTGGTGGTGGGGGTGGCGAGCACGGCGATGTCCTTGGCGGCGTCGTCGGCGAGGATCTCGACGTCGCCGCTGATGAACAGGAAGCGCAGTTCGTCGGCCAGCGGCGCCAGCCAGTTCTGGTCGGCCACGCCGCAGCGCAGGACGATCTCGGCCTCGAGCGCGGCGCCGATCGAACCGGCGGCGCGCAGCGGCTCCAGGGTCTTGCTCACGCCTTCGCGCAGCGCGAGCAGGCGGGCGTAGTCCTCGGCCGACAGCGGCGCGTGCTCGGGCAGCACGGCCAGGCCGTCGTACCAGGTGGTGAACAGCACGTTGCCGTCGCGTGCGCCGTGTTCGGTCGCCGCCGGCAGGTGGCGCCACATTTCGTCGGCGGTGAAGCTCAGGATCGGCGCGATCCAGCGCACGAAGGCCTCGGCCACGCGGTACATGGCGCTCTGCGCCGAGCGGCGGCCGCGCGAGTCCTCGCGCATGGTGTACAGGCGGTCCTTGGTCACGTCCAGGTACAACGCGCCCAGGTCGACGCTGCAGAAGTTGGACAGGGCCTGGACGATCTCGGCGAAGGCGTAACGCTCGTAGGCCGAGGCGATGCGCTCCTGCAGTTCGGCGGCGCGGTGCACGATCCAGCGGTCCAGCGCGACCATGTCGTCCAGCGCGACCAGGTCGCGCGAGGGATCGAAGCCGTGCAGGTTGCCGAGCAGGAAGCGCGCGGTGTTGCGGATGCGGCGGTAGACGTCGCCGTTCTGCTTGAGGATCTTGTCCGACACCGACATTTCGGCGCTGAAGTCGGTGGCGGCCACCCACAGGCGCAGCACGTCGGCGCCCATGGCGTCGATGACCTTCTGCGGGATCACCACGTTGCCCAGCGATTTGGACATCTTCTTGCCCTGCTCGTCCACGGCGAAACCGTGGGTGAGCACCTGGCGGTACGGCGCGGCGCCGTCCATGGCCACGCCGGTGAGCAACGCGCTGTGGAACCAGCCGCGGTGCTGGTCGGAGCCTTCCAGGTAGAGGTCGGCGGGCTTGCGCAGGCCGTCCTGCGGGCGCTGGGCGAGCACGCAGTCGTGGCTGACGCCGGAGTCGAACCAGACGTCGAGGATGTCGTTGACCTTCTCGTAGCCGGCGGCTTCCTCGCCCAGCAGCTGTTCGGCGGTCATCGCGTACCAGGCGTCCACGCCTTCGCGTTCCACCGCGTCGGCGACCTGGCGCATGATCTGCACCGAGCGCGGATGCGGCTCGCCGGTTTCGCGGTCGAAGAACAGCGCGATCGGCACGCCCCAGTAGCGCTGGCGCGAGATGGTCCAGTCCGGGCGGCCTTCGATCATGTTGTAGATGCGC
The sequence above is a segment of the Lysobacter silvisoli genome. Coding sequences within it:
- the ileS gene encoding isoleucine--tRNA ligase, whose protein sequence is MRGDLPKREPDTLARWEAEGLYARIREKVGGRERSFVLHDGPPYANGEIHIGHAVNKVLKDLVVKSKLLAGYDAPYVPGWDCHGLPIEHKVEKEFGKVGEKLDAAAFRAKCREYATTQIDLQRRDFKRLGVIGDWDNPYRTMDFRYEADIIRALAKIVERGHLVRGSKPVHWCFDCGSALAEAEIEYQDKDSTEIYVRYPVIDRKRVFDAFGLADDGAPLSVPIWTTTPWTLPASLAVTLGPDVQYMLIQVGAAADGLFKEGGTRPEYLLVAHDLTAGFLANLANADALKAGAAVQAREWGPQPGVAFEGLRLQHPFYDERTIPVLVGDHVTVDAGTGAVHTAPGHGQEDYAVGLKYGLTDGYSAAQINPVDARGRYLPSTPPAGDQALAGQHIFKIDPVIVGVLRERGALLAAGRIRHSYPHCWRHKTPVVFRATPQWFVSMEQAGLRRDALAAIPGVSWVPGWGEARIYNMIEGRPDWTISRQRYWGVPIALFFDRETGEPHPRSVQIMRQVADAVEREGVDAWYAMTAEQLLGEEAAGYEKVNDILDVWFDSGVSHDCVLAQRPQDGLRKPADLYLEGSDQHRGWFHSALLTGVAMDGAAPYRQVLTHGFAVDEQGKKMSKSLGNVVIPQKVIDAMGADVLRLWVAATDFSAEMSVSDKILKQNGDVYRRIRNTARFLLGNLHGFDPSRDLVALDDMVALDRWIVHRAAELQERIASAYERYAFAEIVQALSNFCSVDLGALYLDVTKDRLYTMREDSRGRRSAQSAMYRVAEAFVRWIAPILSFTADEMWRHLPAATEHGARDGNVLFTTWYDGLAVLPEHAPLSAEDYARLLALREGVSKTLEPLRAAGSIGAALEAEIVLRCGVADQNWLAPLADELRFLFISGDVEILADDAAKDIAVLATPTTKTKCVRCWQYRADVGAHAQHPELCGRCVSNVDGPGEDRRWF